One Streptomyces sp. CNQ-509 DNA window includes the following coding sequences:
- a CDS encoding LacI family DNA-binding transcriptional regulator yields MAKVTRDDVARLAGTSTAVVSYVINNGPRPVAPATRERVLAAIKELGYRPDRVAQAMASRRTDLIGMIVPDARQPFFGEMAHAVEQAASERGKMVLVGNSDYLDDREVHYLRAFLGMRVSGLILVSQGPSAAAAAEIDAWDARVVLMHERRDQPDDLVVVTDDVGGARLATSHLLEHGHAYVACLGGVETTPTTGDPVTDHVEGWRIAMRAAGRSTEGRLFQSPYNRYDAYQVGLKLLSGPDRPPAIFCATDDQAIGLLRAARELRIDVPGELAVAAFDNVKEAGLTDPPLTTVASDRPAMARAAVDLVLDETPLATRRERLKQFPSHLVVRRSCGCP; encoded by the coding sequence GTGGCCAAGGTGACGCGGGACGACGTGGCGCGGCTGGCGGGGACCTCGACCGCGGTCGTGAGCTACGTCATCAACAACGGACCCCGGCCGGTCGCCCCGGCCACCCGGGAGCGGGTGCTCGCCGCGATAAAGGAGCTGGGCTACCGCCCGGACCGCGTGGCGCAGGCCATGGCCTCGCGGCGTACGGACCTCATCGGCATGATCGTGCCGGACGCGCGGCAGCCGTTCTTCGGCGAGATGGCGCACGCGGTGGAGCAGGCGGCGTCCGAGCGCGGCAAGATGGTGCTCGTCGGCAACTCCGACTATCTCGACGACCGCGAGGTCCACTATCTGCGCGCCTTCCTCGGGATGCGCGTCTCCGGCCTGATCCTCGTCAGCCAGGGCCCGAGCGCGGCCGCGGCGGCGGAGATCGACGCGTGGGACGCGCGGGTGGTGCTCATGCACGAGCGCCGGGACCAGCCGGACGACCTCGTCGTCGTCACCGACGACGTCGGCGGCGCGCGGCTGGCGACGAGCCATCTGCTGGAGCACGGCCACGCGTACGTGGCCTGCCTCGGCGGCGTCGAGACGACCCCGACGACGGGCGACCCGGTCACCGACCACGTGGAGGGCTGGCGCATCGCGATGCGCGCGGCGGGCCGCTCGACAGAGGGCCGGCTCTTCCAGTCCCCGTACAACCGCTACGACGCCTACCAGGTCGGCCTCAAGCTCCTCTCCGGACCCGACCGCCCCCCGGCCATCTTCTGCGCCACCGACGACCAGGCCATCGGCCTCCTCCGCGCAGCCCGCGAACTCCGCATCGACGTCCCCGGCGAGCTCGCCGTGGCGGCCTTCGACAACGTCAAGGAGGCGGGCCTCACGGACCCGCCCCTGACGACGGTCGCCTCGGACCGCCCGGCGATGGCCCGCGCGGCGGTGGACCTGGTCCTGGACGAGACCCCGCTGGCCACGCGCCGCGAACGCCTGAAGCAGTTCCCGTCGCACCTCGTGGTCCGCCGCTCCTGCGGCTGCCCGTAG